The sequence GGCGTGAGGATGGCGGAATAGAGCGCGCCGCTGGCCGCCCAGGCCGCCAGAAACGCCGGCCAGCCGGGCAGGCCTCCGGCGAGCCAGACGCCGCCATAGGCGAGGGTCAGCAGCGCCAGCAGGCCCGCACCGGCGAGCATCACCGTGCGGTCGGCCACCCGTTGCAGCAGCCGCGGCAAGGCCAGTGCCGCCGCCATCGAGCCGCCGCCGAAGGCCGCCAGGGCCAGTGCCACGTCGCTTTCGGAGGCGCCATAGCCGGCCTTGACCACGACCACCGTGTTGACGATCACGAACGCGCCCGCCGCCGCGGCGCTGAAATTCAGGGCCAGCAGGCCGCGCAGGCGCGGGGTGGCGAGGTAGATGCCCGTTCCGCGCGTCAGCCGCTCGCGGAAGCTGCGGGCTTTCCCGCTCTCGCGGCGCGGCGGCACCGCCGTCCGCCACACCAACGCGGCCGAGGCGAGGAAGCCCAGCATCGTGCCGGCAAACAGCCAGTGGAAGCTCAGGACCAGCAGCAGCGCGCCCGCCAGCGCCGGGCTGATCAGGTTTTCCAGGTCATAGGCCAGGCGCGAGAGCGACAGCGCCTTGGTGTAGGCGTCCTCGTCGTCGAGAATGTCCGGGATCGTCGCCTGGAACGCCGGCGTGAAGGTGGCCGACGCCGCCTGGAGGACGAAAATCAGAGCGTAGATTTCCCAGACCGCGTCGATGAACGGCAGGAACACCGCAACCGAGGCGCGCAGCAGGTCCGCACCGATCAGCAGCGCCTTGCGCGGGATGCGCTCGGCGATGGCGTTGGCGAGCGGGGCGAGCGCAACATAGGCGATCATCTTGATTGCCAGCGCCGTACCCAGCACCGCCCCCGCCCGTTCGCCCGCCAGATCGTAGGCCAGCAGGCCGAGGGCGACCGTCAGCAAGCCGGTGCCGAGTAGCGCGATGACCTGCGCCGCGAACAGGCGCCGGTAGACCGGGTGAGAGAGAACGCTCAGCATGGCAACGCTCCGCAGGCACGGGGACCGGCCCCAGTCCTAGCCGATGCGCGGGGGGAGCGGAAGGGCCAGGCGCCCGCGCGAGGAGCCGGTTTCCTCGCCGATGGCGGCGGGGACGGTGGTGCTGTGCTGCTCGCCCGCGCCCTTGCGACAGATCGAGCAGTGACAGCGCAGATACGGCACGGGCACATAGGTCTCCCATGAGAAGCGGACGGAGCCGCAGTAGCAGGAGCCGGTGGTGTGCATGGGTTCACTTTGCATCCGGTGGGAAATTTGAGATTATAAGCCGAAAAAGCCCTTTTAAGAAAAGAATGAAATTGATCAATTTTGTTGAGGATGTTATTCAAGGAATTTGAGGAGAAATATAACATTGGGAAGGGATTGGGGATGACAGAAAATATGAACAGGATTGTCAAAAATAGCACAAAGTGGTTAATGCTTATTTCTGCGTGTTCGACGTTATTTTTATTAATTATAGCGGCATTTTTGTTTTACAATGTGGATTCTAAGCAGGTTGCAGATTATGGATCGTTTGTCGGTGGTTTCTCGACGGCAATTGCCTTGGTTTGGATTGTTTCTGGCTTCTGGAATCAGAGATCTGAATTAGAATCCCTATATGAGCAATTGAATTTACATGCAATATCCCTCGACAATAATAAGTCTATCCAAATACAAAGTATAACGATTGGAGTATTACCGTCATATTTCGAGATATTAGATCAAATAGCGCACTCTCTCACTATGGGCCTGTATCCAGAACTGCTAAACACAGAGTTGGTGGCAATTCCTGATTCAACAGGTGCAAACACAAAGTGGATAAACTGGCTTCTAAGTCGATCAGATGTCCCGCAGAGAATAGTTGAATCATCGAATGGCGGCTTTCCAGTGTCTACAGTCCTAGTAGATTCCTATATCAAAAATCACCAAAAAATTGTAGATTTACTTTCCCCTCCAAATGGCGATGCGGAAATATGGAGAATTATCAAGCCAGTAATTGATGGCCACCCTGGCACCAATCTTCGTAAGATTCTTGAGTAATTATTGATATTATTCAATTATTAGAACTTCCAACGGTATCTATTTGGGCAATAATGCGTCGAAATCTTTCATTGTCTCGAATATTTGGCCCTGCGTACATCAAGGGGTCAAGAGAGCTCGGATCGACAGCTAGTGCTAATATATTGAACGCGTCCGTTGCATCTTGGAGGGCTCCATCGACCAATGCCCGAGTTGCTTGCTTATCGCCCATCAGGCTCCGTTCTGCTACGGAAACTTCTTCCTTATTGTATCCAAGGCTCGTTACTTCATTTGGGTGCAGTGATGAAAGGAATGGAATCCAGAAATCTTTCATAATCATACGCATTAGTTCTGGGTAGATGAATTGGTCATTATCTCTAATTAATGCCTGTATTTTTCTGTAGATAATTTTCATGATATCATTTTTTAGCTCGAGTGTTCTTGCTGTGTTCCTTTTTATATTTATTTCATCATCGAGTGATGAGGTAATAGCTACGGTCCAATATAGAAATGTCAGAAAATGTCGAGAATATTGATCTGCTTCCTGAGCAAAAAAGTTCCTTTTCATTTGCGATCCAACGGCGATGAACTTTCCCTTTTCTTCTCGAAAATCGCGATTCATGAATAATATGTGACGAAGATCAATAGCATCCATCCACGATTCAAAAATGTGATGTTCCATTGTTTGTTCTGAATTATTTTTCCTGGAGAGGCGGTGCTTTAAATTATCCTGTTGGATATTATTTAACAGACTATCGGCTGGTATAGAATTAAAGAGGGTATCCGAATCTATTATGGAATCTGGCAATTTGAATATATTATTTCTAATCATTTCGACAATTAACGATATATTTTCTTTTAAGGTTGGAAATTGGATGGTTTCCATGTAATTTCGTAAAGCCTGTTCGACATCGCTTTTCCCAATATTTTTATTAGGTAAGTATAAGCTAGTTGCAAAGGCTTGTTTTATTTCGGTTGAAGAGCGAGCCGATCGTATTTTATTCAAAAAATCAATTCGATAGGATAGGTGGTTAAAGAGCTTTCCGATAGTTCCCGGAGGTAGATAGTTATTGTATCCTAAATAAGGCGTGCATTCCGGTAGATGTCTCACCACAGTCAGTGCGGTAAGGTCATAATGATCATTTTTATTGAGTGGGGACAGAATTTTGCGAGGTGATATGGCCGGGTAAATGCCACTAAAAGACCATGCTGCAAAGATTTTCCCATGTTCTTGTGAAAATTCATTATCGGAAACAGCATGACGTATAGATTTAGCGTGCATTTCCAATACTGGGCGCAGTTCCTCAGCGTTGAAACTATCTTTCATATGTGTTGTGGGTTGTGGCATTTTCTTTCAGTACCCCTCGTTAACAAGAAGAGCCGGCATTGGATATCAAGAAATTATTTCCCCATACCCCCCAGCCCCACTCAGCCGGAAACTTACCACATCCCCGCGCTTCAGCGTGCGGATTTCCTTGCTGCCCAGCCTCTCACCGTTGCCGTCCGGGTTCAAGACGGTTTCGCCGACGGCGCCCGGCTCGCCGCCGAACAAGCCATAGGGCCGCGACTCATGCCGGTCGCCCAACAACGTCAGCACGCCCTCTTCCGCCAGCAGTTCCACGTCCTTGCGCAGGCCGCTGCCGCCCTTGTACCGGCCCGCGCCGCCGGTGCCGTCCATCAGTTCGACGCGGTGGATCAGCACCGGGTTGACGGTCTCGTGCACCTCCACCGGGATGTTGGAGCAGTTCATCACCGGCGAGAGGCCCTCCGGCCCATCGCTGTCGGCGCGGCCGCCATAGCCGCCCAGGATCAGGTCGTAGAACACGAACGGCTTGCCGGTCTTCGGGTGCACGCCGCCGATATTCGGGTTCGACCAGTGGCTGAAGGCGCCCATGGCGCGCTCCGGCAGGGCCTGGGCGAGGGCGCCATTGATGGTCTCGAAAATCCGCACCTGCAGCGCCGCCCGGCCGCCCGACGGCGCCGGGAAGCGCGGGTTGAAGAACGAGCCCTCGCGCGCCACCAGGCGGATCGGCGTCATCGCGCCCGAGTTCTGCGGGCTGAGCGGATCGCAGAACACCTTGATCGCGAACAGGGTATAGGCGCGGGTGTAGTTGATATAGCTGTTGATCGCCGCCGGCACCGCATCGGACGAGCGCGAGAAGTCCACCACCACCTCGCGGCCCGCGTCCGTGTCGGCGAAGGTGATGTCGACGGAAAAGCGGATCGGCTCGGTGCCGGGGCCGTAGTCGTCCATCTGGTCGTCGAAGCTGTAGGTGCCGGCCGGCACCTCGGCCAGCGCGGCGCGCATGCGCGCCTCGGAGCGGTCCAGGATCTGGTCGAAGGCGGCCTCCACCGTCGCCCGCCCCTGGGCCGCGAACAGGTCGCGGAAGCGCTTGGCGGCGGTCAGGTTGGCGGTGTGCTGGGCCATCAGATCGCCCCGCACCTTGTCCGGCACCCGCGTGTTGCCGAGGATCAGGCGCAGAATGTCCGCGTCCACCTCGCCCGCGCGGCAGAAGCGGATCGGCAGGATGCGCAGACCCTCCTGAAAGCTCTCGGTGACGCCGTGCACCTTCTGCGAGCCGGGGGCCGCACCGCCGACATCCATCTGGTGGGCGGAGGCCGCGACATAGCCGAGCAACTCCCGGCCCGCCGCGTCGAACACGGGCATGACCTGGAAAATGTCCGGGAAATGGCCGGAGCCCATCCAACTGTCGTTCAGCATGATCGCGTCGCCGGGCCTGAGGCTTTCCGGCGGAAAGGCGTCGGTCACATGGCGGATGACGAACGGCATGGAGCCCAGATGGCCCGGCGAGAAATTGCCCTGGGCGATCATCCGGCCCTGGCAGTCGAACACCGCGGTCGAGAAGTCGTCGCCCTCGCGCACGGCCTCGCTGAACGCGGTGTTGCGCATGGTGGTGCCCAGCTCCTCGGCAATCGAGACGATGGAGTTCCAGATCACGGTGAAGGTGATGGGGTCGATGGCGGGGCTCATGCTTTCGCTCCCTGGTGTTCCCCGACCGCTCGCAGAGCGAGCCGGGGCCGGTGTCGGAGTTTCGCTCGGAAGGGTGTCCCGGCTCAAGGCCGGGACACACCGGCGGCGGCGGCGTTGATGGCGATGATCAGGTGGCCGCCGGGGCCGAGACAGGCGGTGTCGCCCGGCAGCAGCAGGGTGGTGGCCTCGGCGTCCTCGACAATGGCGGGGCCGCCGACGATCGTGTCCGGCCCGATGGCCTCGCGCCGCCAGACCTGGGTGGGCGTGAAGCCGCCGGCTTCCGGGAACCAGGCGTCGCGCGTGGCGGGCGGCTCGCCGCTGGCGGGCAGGGCGGCGGTGCTGGCTTCCACCCCTCCGCGCGGAATAATGGCGGCGAGGCCCCAGTCCACCGCCTCGACCGCCGCGGCCGGGTCGCCGGTCAGGTAGCGCGCCTTGTAGGCCGCGCGGAAGGCCGCTTCGGCCCTGGCGGCGAAGGCCGCGTCGATCGCGCCCGCCGGCAGGTCCACCGGAATTTCGAAGCCCTGGCCGGCATGGCGCATATAGGCGAAGCGGCGGAAGCGCGGCGGGGCGGCTTCGTGCAGGCGCTCCAGGTCGGCGGCGAGCCGGGCCTCCAGATCCGCATAGACGCGGGCGATGGCGGGCGCGGTCTCCGCCGTCACCGCCAGGATGCGCGACAGCGAGACGTCGAGCCTGGCGTCCGCCGCCAGCATGCCCACGGCCGAGCCGACGCCGGCAGCGCGCGGCACCACCACCCGCTCGACGCCGATGGCCCGCGCGATGCGGGCGGCGTGCAGCGGCCCGGCGCCGCCGAAGGCAACCATGGCATAGCGGCGCGGGTCACGGCCGCGCTCGACCGAGACGACGCGGAGCGCGTGCTCCATATTGCCGGTCGCGATCAGATGCACGCCCCAGGCCGCCTCCGCCACCCCCAGGCCGAGCGGCTCGGCGACGTGCGCCCGCACCGCCGCCTCCGCCCCGCTGCGGTCCAGCCCCATGCTGCCGCCGTTGAAATAGGCGGGGTTGAGATAGCCCAGCACCAGGTTGGCGTCCGTCACCGTCGGGCGTGTGCCGCCGGTGCCATAACAGGCGGGGCCGGGGTCGGCGCCCGCACTCTCCGGGCCGACGCGGATGGCGCCGTCCTGCACCCGGGCGATGGAGCCGCCGCCGGCGCCGATCTCGATCAGCTCCACCGCCGGCACGTTGATCGGCAGGCCGGAGCCCTTCTTGTAGCGCACCGGGTCGATCTCGAAGGTGGGCGCGATCACCGGCTCGCCGTCGTCGATGGCGCCGAGCTTGGCCGTCGTGCCGCCCATGTCGAAGCTCAGCACATGGGCCTGGCCGATCTCAGCCCCGACCTGGCCCGCCAGCAGCACGCCCGCCGCCGGGCCGCTTTCGACGATGCGGATCGGATAGGCCTCGGCCAGGGCGGGGGAGACCAGGCCGCCGTTCGACTGCATGATCGAGAATTCGGCGGCGATGCCCTGGCCAGCGAAGGTCTCGCCCAGCCGGTGGACATAGCGGCCGACCAGCGGCTGGACGAAGGCGTTGGCGACGGTGGTGTTGGTGCGCTCGTACTCGCGCAGTTTCGGCGAGACGTCGACGGAGAGGCTGACGGCGACGCCCGGCAGGCGCCGGGCCAGGGCCTGACCGACGGCGCGCTCATGCGCCGGGTTGGCATAGGCGTGCAGGAAGGCGACGGCGACGGCCTCGAAACCGCCCGCGGCGACGCGGTCCAGGGTTGCGGCGAGGTCGGCCTCGTCGAGCGGTTTCAGCACCTGGCCTTCATAGTCGACCCGCTCGCTCACCTCGAAAATCTGCTCGCGCGGGATCAGCGGCGCGGGCTTGGTCAGGTGCAGGTCATAGGTCTCGTAGCGCTTCTGGCGGCCGAGAATCAGCACGTCGCGGAAGCCGCGCGTGGTGATGAGCGCGGTCTTCGCACCCTGGCGCTGGATGATGGCGTTGGTGGCGACGGTGGTGGCGTGCAGCAGATGGGCGACCGCGCCGGGTGCGATGCCGGCCTTGTCCAGCAGCACCGGCAGGCCGTCCGCCACCGCCCGCGACGGGTCGGCCGGGGTGGAGGGGGCCTTGTGGGTGACGGTGCGGCCGCCGGCCGGATCGACCAGGACGAAATCGGTGAAGGTGCCGCCGATGTCGAAGGCTACGTGAACCATGGCGGGGAGGGGCCTTGCTTGCGGACGAATGCTCGCCGCAAAGCCTATCCGAGGCGGCGGGACCCCGGCCAGTCCCTAAATGCCTAATCCACCGGCAACAGCGCGGCAGCGACCTTGCGGCCTTCGGCCATCAGCACATTGTAGGTGCGACAGGCGGCGCCCGTGGACATGGCCTCGACCACCATCCCCTGGGCACGCCATTCCTGTTTGAGTGCGCGGCTGGGAAAGAACTGGGTCGCGCCGGTTCCCAGCAGCAACGTCAGCGGCTCGCTCGCCCCGGCGTCGAACAACGGGGCGAGGGACGCTGCGGTCACCGATTCCCAGTCCGAGACCGCCCAGGCCACCGTCTCGGTCGGGCGGACGATGACCGCGTGTTCATAGCGTTGGCCCGTGATGCGAAATCCGCCGGCGCCATAGGTTTCGATCACCTGGCGTCCGGCTGGGATGATCGGGGAGATATCCGCCATGCCAGCCTCCTTTCGCCGTCAGGGCGTGGCCGGAAGGTTGCCGTTCTCGTCGGCGTCTTCGCCGCCATTGCCGGACCCGCCCGCCATGCCGACCGGGGTCACGCCGGTCCAGAGCAGCGCCGGCACCGCCAGATAGACCGACGAATAGGTGCCGATGACGATGCCCCAGATCAGGGCGACACAGAAGCCGCGGATGACCTCGCCGCCGAACGCGGCCAGCGCGAACAGGGCCAGCAGCGTGGTGAACGAGGTCATGAAGGTGCGCGACAGCGTCTCGTTGATCGAGAGGTTCAGGAGGTCCGGCATGCTCATGCGCTTGTAGCGGCGCAGATTCTCGCGCACCCGGTCATAGACCACGACCGTGTCGTTGATCGAATAGCCGGCCACGGTCAGCACCGCCGCGACGGTGGCCAGGTTGAATTCCATGCCGGTCAGCGCAAACAGGCCGATAGTCGCCAGCACGTCGTGGATCAGCGCGCCGACCGCGCCGACGGAGAACTGCCACTCGAACCGGAACCAGACATAGGCGAAAATGCCCAGCAGCGAGACCACCACCGCGATGAACCCGGCTTCCTTCAACTCCTCGCCCACCGTGGGGCCGACGAATTCGGTGCGCCGGTATTCGATGCCGGGGCCGAGGGCCGCCTGCACCTTCTTGATGACGATGGTCTGGTCTTCGCTGTCCTGCTCCTGCACCCGGATCAGAACGTCGGTATCGGCGCCGAAGCGTTGCAACGAGACATCGCCGAGGCCGAGCCCGCCCAGCTGGGTGCGCAGGGCGGCGACGTCGGCCGGGCCCTGGGTGCGGATTTCAATGACGGTGCCGCCGCGGAAATCGATGCCGAAATTCAGGCCGGGCGCGATGGTCAGCGCAATGGAAGCGGCCACCAGCAGCAACGAGAAGGTCAGCGCGATCTTGCGCAGGCCCATCACGTTCAGATTGGGCTTTTCCGGGATCAGGCGGAGGAGTTTCATGACAGATCGGTCCTCTCGCGGCTCAGATCGGCAGCGCCTTGGGCCGCGTCCGCCGCAGCCAGGTGACAACAATGGCCCGGGTCACGAACACGGCCGTGAACATGGAGGTGATCAGGCCGATGGCCAGCGTCACCGCAAACCCCTTCACCGGCCCGGAGCCGAGGCTGAACAGCACGATGGCGGCGATCAGCGTGGTCAGGTTGGCGTCGATAATGGTGCTCATGGCGGTCCGGAACCCGGAATCGATGGCCGTGACCGGCGTTCGCCCGTTGCGCAATTCCTCGCGGATGCGCTCGTAAATCAGCACGTTGGCGTCGACCGCCATGCCGATGGTCAGCACGATGCCGGCGATGCCGGGCAGGGTCAAAGTCGCCTGTAGCACCGAGAGCAAGGCGACGATCAGCACCAGGTTCAGCACCAGGGCGATCACCGAGAATATGCCGAACAGGCCATAGCAGATGATCATGAACACCATGACCAGGGCCAGGCCGATGGCGCTGGCGAACTTGCCGGCCTCGATGGAATCGGCGCCGAGCCCCGGTCCGACCGAGCGCTCTTCCAGCACGGTCAGCGGCGCAGGCAGCGCACCCGCCCGCAGCAACAAGGCCAGGTCCTGCACCTGCTGGGTGGTGAACGAGCCGGAAATGATGCCGCTGCCGCCCAGGATCGCATCGCGAATGACGGGTGCGGAGATCACCCGGCCGTCCAGCACGATGGCCAGGGGCTTGCCGACATTCTGCTGGGTGGCGCGGCCGAATTTCTGGGCGCCGACCGTGTCGAACCGGAACGAGACGACGGGTTGGCCCTGCTGGAAGCTGGGCTGGGCATCGACCAGGCTCTCGCCGCCGACGATCACGCGCTTTTGCACGACGTATTCGGTCTGCTGGCCGGGCCGGCGCTCGTCCTGACCCGGCAGGATGACCGCGCCGGGCGGCAGGGCGCCCTGGCGGGCCTCGGCCGCGGTGGTGTTGGTATCGACCAGATGGAAGGTCAGCTTTGCGGTCTGGCCGATCACGTCTTTCATGCGCTGCGGGTCGTCGACGCCCGGCAACTGCACGATGACCCGGTCCTCGCCCTGGCGCTGGATGATCGGTTCGCGCGTGCCGGTCTCATCGATGCGGCGGCGGATGATCTCGATCGACTGGCTGACGGCCGAATGGCGAAGCTCGCGCAGGTCGCTGTCGCGCAGGGACAGGCGCACATGCCCTTCCGGCGTCGTCTCGATGTCCAGCGTCGGGTCTTCGTTCTGGAGCAGGCCGCGGACATGCTCCACCTGGGACGGGTCGAGCAGGTCGAACGAGACGCTCTGGGTCTCGACCTTCAGGTTGCGGCGACGGATCCGGTCTTCGCGGAGCGCGTTCCGCACCACGTCGGTCAGGCTCTCGACCCGCTCGCGCACCACCGCATCGGTCTGGACCTGCAACAGCAGGTAGGAGCCGCCGCGCAGGTCGAGGCCCAGATTGATGGTGCGGTAGGGCACATAGAACGGCAGTTGGGCGTCGGCATCGCCCTCGTCACGGCTCAGAAACAGGTTCGGTGCGGCGTAGGCGAAGCCCAGCACGCACACCAGGGCAATGAGAAGGAGCTTCCAGCGCTCGATATACAGCATGAGCCGCGACCTCTGACTTTCGCGAGTGGACTACTTCTCGCCGCGGATCTTGGAAAGGAAGCCCGACAGCCCGCCCTGGCCGGAACCGCTGCCGGTGTCGTTCGCCGGCTTGGACGGGGTCTTGGCGGCCTCGCCGGTGGGCGCGGATTTCGAGAGCACGTCGGCCACGGTGCCGCGGGCGATGCGCACGACGGTGTTCGGCGCGATTTCGACCTCGATTTCCTGCTCGTCGACGACCTTCGTCACCTTGGCGATGATGCCGCCGCCGGTCACGATCTTGTCGTTGCGGCGCAGATTGCCGATGGTTTCCTTGTGCTGTTTCACCTTCTTCTGCTGCGGACGGATCAGCAGGAAATAGAAGACGGCAAAAATCAGCACCAGGGGCAGGAAGCCCATGATGCTGCTGGCAGGGTCGCCGCCAGCCTGGGCGAAAGCAGGAGAAATCAGCATGGAAGCGCTCCCAAACGCTGTGCGATCCCGGCCCTTTGGCCGGAACCGGAGGTAAGGCGAAGGCGGGACTATAGCGGCGCGCCGTGCGGGCGCAAGGATAGCGCGCGCCCTGCGCGGCTTTGCCGGGGGGCGCCCGGGGCCCTGTTCGCCGCCAATCCGTGCGGCCTGCGCGGTTTGCGGCATTGACGGACTGCGACACCGACGCCTAAAGCCTCCGCCCCGATAGCGCTGCTTTGCCACCGTATTAAAGAGAGTTCGATCCGTGGATCAGACCGAATTGCTGCCCGTCCTGGCCCGCATCGCCGACGCGCTGGAACGCCTCGCGCCGGCAAGCGACACCCAGAACGATCTGTCCGCCGCCGACGCCTTTGTCTGGCATGCCGACCGCCGCTGGTTGCAGCCGGTGCCGAGCGTCAACCGGGTCGAACTGGAATTGCTGCAGGGCATCGAGCGGATGCGCGACATCCTGCTGGACAACACCCGCCGCTTCGCCCAGGGCCTGCCGGCCAACAACGCGCTGCTCTGGGGCGCGCGCGGCATGGGCAAGTCCTCGCTGGTCAAGGCGGCGCACGCCCAGGTCAACGGTGAGATCGACGACAAAATCCTGCTGATCGAGATCCACCGCGAGGATATCGACTCGCTGCCGGCCCTGCTCTCGATCATCAAGGCGGCCGGCCGGCGCGCCATCGTCTTCTGCGACGACCTCTCGTTCGACTATGACGACACGTCCTACAAGTCGCTGAAGGCCGTGCTGGAAGGCGGCATCGAGGGGCGGCCCGACAATGTTCTGTTCTATGCCACCTCGAACCGCCGCCATCTGATGCCGCGCAACATGATGGAGAACGAGCGCTCGACCGCCATCAATCCGGCAGAAGCGGTGGAGGAAAAGGTGTCGCTGTCCGACCGGTTCGGCCTGTGGCTCGGCTTCCACAATTGCAGTCAGGACGTCTATTTCGCCATGGTCGAGGGCTATGCCAAGGCGCACGACCTGAAGATCGATGCGGAAACGCTGCGCAGGGAAGCCGCCGAGTGGTCCGTCACCCGCGGCAGCCGCTCCGGCCGCGTCGCCTGGCAATATGTGCAGGATCTGGCGGGCCGACTGGGCCAGCGCCTCGGATAGAAACGTTGGGCAGGGGCGCGCGCCGCTTGCCGGGGGACAAGGGGCGCGACTAGGCTTTGGCAGCGCCCCATCAGCAGCACCGGAGTCCCCCGCCCATGTCCGCCCCCGACCTGACATTCGGCTGGTTTCTGCCCACCAGCGGCGACAGCACCAATCTCGGCGACCCGAAGGCCCGGATTCCGCAAAGCCCGGAACTGTTCGACGAGATCGTCGATGCGGTCGACCGGGGCGGCTTCCGCTACATGCTGCTGCCGGTGAACGCCTTTTGCTGGGAGGCGACGGTGATGGCGTCCTATTACATCGCCCGCACCCGGACCATGGCGCCGCTGATCGCGCTGCGCGCCGGCTATGCCAACCCGGTGCTGTCGGCTAAGATTTTCGCCACCCTCGACCAGATGAGCCGCGGTCGGCTCTGCATCAACCTGATCGCCGGCATCAACGACGACGACACCCATGCCGACGGCCTGTTCGACTCCAAGCAGGTGCGCTACGAGAAAATGGACGAGGAAGTGGAGATCATGAAGCGGCTCTGGGCCGCGTCCGAGCCCATTGGCTATAAGGGTAAGCATTATCAGGTGGATACGGTGATGCAGCCCACCGCCTACCAGAAGCCGCACCCGCCCTTCTTCCTCGGCGGCGGCTCCGACCAGGCGCTGGAGATCTCGGCCAAGCATTCGACCGTGCACCTGTTCTGGGGCGACCGCCCCTCCGGCATCGCCGAGAAGGTCAAGGACATCCGCGCCCGCGCCGAGAAATACGGCCGCGCCGACCACATCCAGTTCGGCATGCGCCTGCAGATCGTCTGCGAGGAGACGGAGGACCAGGCGTGGGAGGCGGCCTATCGCCTGATCGACGGTGCGACGCGGTTCAACCTCGCCAACATGCGGGCCGGCCAGAACTCGGCCGACGGCATCCGCCGCACGTCGGAGGCGAACCGGCAGGTGTGGAAGCTGCTGGAGGAAAGCGGCAACGACATGAAAATCCACCCGCATCTGTGGACCGGCATTTCCACCGTGCGCAGCGGCGCCGGCATCGCGGTGGTGGGCAATCCGGAACAGGTGGCCGCGACGCTGCAGGAATTCGTCGATGCCGGTTGCACCAGTTTCTGCCTGTCCGGCTACCCGCATGCGCGCATGGCGCGCGTGGTCTCGGAACGGGTGATGCCGTATTTCCAGGGCCGTCTCGCCGACAGCATCCCGCAGGCGGCCTGACCGCGCCGGAGCCCATCCCCGATGCAGCACAATCTTGCCCGCGGCATTCTGCTGCTGCTCGGGACCATGGTCATCATCGGCACCATGGACGCGCTTTCGAAGCTGCTGGTGCACGACCTGGCCGTCGGCCAGATTCTGGCGGTGCGCTATTGGATGTTTTTCTGCGTCGCGGCCTGGATGGCGCATCGCAGCATCGGCCTCGGTGCCGCCTATGCCTCGAAACGGCCCTGGGTGCAGCTGATTCGCTCCGGCATTCTGATGGCGGAGATGGCGTTGTTCATCCAGGCCTTCGTCTACATGCATCTGGGCGACGTGCACGCCATCGCCGCAGCGGCGCCGTTGCTGGTGATGGTCATGGCCGCGGTGTTCCTGGGCGAGCAGATCGGCCCGCATCGCAAGGCGGCGGTGGCCATCGGCTTTCTGGGCGTGCTGGTGATCATCCGGCCCGGCAGCGGCGTGTTCGGGTGGCCGGCGCTGTTGCCGGTGGCGGCGACGCTCGGCTGGGCGACCTATCAGGTGCTGCTGCGCCAGGTCTCCGCCTACGACCGGTCGGAGACGACGGTGCTCTACACCGCCACGGTGGGCCTGGTGGTGTATTCGGTGGCCGGCCTCGTGCTCTGGCAGCCGCCGACGGCGGAGCAATGGCTGTTGCTCGCCGGCGTGGGCGTGATGGGCTCGGCCGGGCACATCCTGCTGGTGAAGGCCTACGAGCAGGCGCCGGCCTCGGCCCTGCAACCCTACAATTACGGCCTGCCGCTCTGGGCGGTGTTTGTCGGCTGGCTGGTGTTCGACCACCTGCCCGACGCCATGACCTTTGCCGGCGGCGGGCTGGTGATCGTCGGCGGCCTCTACGCCCTCTGGCGCGAGCGCCTGCGCCGGGGGGAGGGGCTGGCCTAGCCGGCAGTGATCCCGGCAGCGGCTAGGGCGGCTCGGGCGCGGAC comes from Alphaproteobacteria bacterium and encodes:
- a CDS encoding ATP-binding protein gives rise to the protein MDQTELLPVLARIADALERLAPASDTQNDLSAADAFVWHADRRWLQPVPSVNRVELELLQGIERMRDILLDNTRRFAQGLPANNALLWGARGMGKSSLVKAAHAQVNGEIDDKILLIEIHREDIDSLPALLSIIKAAGRRAIVFCDDLSFDYDDTSYKSLKAVLEGGIEGRPDNVLFYATSNRRHLMPRNMMENERSTAINPAEAVEEKVSLSDRFGLWLGFHNCSQDVYFAMVEGYAKAHDLKIDAETLRREAAEWSVTRGSRSGRVAWQYVQDLAGRLGQRLG
- the yajC gene encoding preprotein translocase subunit YajC; this encodes MLISPAFAQAGGDPASSIMGFLPLVLIFAVFYFLLIRPQQKKVKQHKETIGNLRRNDKIVTGGGIIAKVTKVVDEQEIEVEIAPNTVVRIARGTVADVLSKSAPTGEAAKTPSKPANDTGSGSGQGGLSGFLSKIRGEK
- the secF gene encoding protein translocase subunit SecF; the encoded protein is MKLLRLIPEKPNLNVMGLRKIALTFSLLLVAASIALTIAPGLNFGIDFRGGTVIEIRTQGPADVAALRTQLGGLGLGDVSLQRFGADTDVLIRVQEQDSEDQTIVIKKVQAALGPGIEYRRTEFVGPTVGEELKEAGFIAVVVSLLGIFAYVWFRFEWQFSVGAVGALIHDVLATIGLFALTGMEFNLATVAAVLTVAGYSINDTVVVYDRVRENLRRYKRMSMPDLLNLSINETLSRTFMTSFTTLLALFALAAFGGEVIRGFCVALIWGIVIGTYSSVYLAVPALLWTGVTPVGMAGGSGNGGEDADENGNLPATP
- the secD gene encoding protein translocase subunit SecD, with translation MLYIERWKLLLIALVCVLGFAYAAPNLFLSRDEGDADAQLPFYVPYRTINLGLDLRGGSYLLLQVQTDAVVRERVESLTDVVRNALREDRIRRRNLKVETQSVSFDLLDPSQVEHVRGLLQNEDPTLDIETTPEGHVRLSLRDSDLRELRHSAVSQSIEIIRRRIDETGTREPIIQRQGEDRVIVQLPGVDDPQRMKDVIGQTAKLTFHLVDTNTTAAEARQGALPPGAVILPGQDERRPGQQTEYVVQKRVIVGGESLVDAQPSFQQGQPVVSFRFDTVGAQKFGRATQQNVGKPLAIVLDGRVISAPVIRDAILGGSGIISGSFTTQQVQDLALLLRAGALPAPLTVLEERSVGPGLGADSIEAGKFASAIGLALVMVFMIICYGLFGIFSVIALVLNLVLIVALLSVLQATLTLPGIAGIVLTIGMAVDANVLIYERIREELRNGRTPVTAIDSGFRTAMSTIIDANLTTLIAAIVLFSLGSGPVKGFAVTLAIGLITSMFTAVFVTRAIVVTWLRRTRPKALPI
- a CDS encoding LLM class flavin-dependent oxidoreductase → MSAPDLTFGWFLPTSGDSTNLGDPKARIPQSPELFDEIVDAVDRGGFRYMLLPVNAFCWEATVMASYYIARTRTMAPLIALRAGYANPVLSAKIFATLDQMSRGRLCINLIAGINDDDTHADGLFDSKQVRYEKMDEEVEIMKRLWAASEPIGYKGKHYQVDTVMQPTAYQKPHPPFFLGGGSDQALEISAKHSTVHLFWGDRPSGIAEKVKDIRARAEKYGRADHIQFGMRLQIVCEETEDQAWEAAYRLIDGATRFNLANMRAGQNSADGIRRTSEANRQVWKLLEESGNDMKIHPHLWTGISTVRSGAGIAVVGNPEQVAATLQEFVDAGCTSFCLSGYPHARMARVVSERVMPYFQGRLADSIPQAA